TGGTAGCTTCGAGAACTTTTGCGCCCTGCTGAACTGCCATACGGCCTGCTACTTCAGACATTGGGGTAAGAAGCGGCAAGGATTTATCTGCTTTCTGAATGGTTTCATACGCAATGCAGGTTGCGCCGGATTTGATAAGACCCTGAGTCTGTGGCTCGTCCGCTGCAAGGTGCAGGTAGGTAAAGAGAATTTGGCCTTTGCGAAGCATGCCGTATTCTGAAGGCTGTGGTTCTTTAACGTGCATGACCATTTCTGCCTTCTGGCAGATCTCGGCAGGAGTATCGATTATGGTAGCACCAGCTGCCACGTACTCATCATTGCTAAAGCCGGAGCCGATGCCTGCATTTTTTTCAACAAGCACATCATGGCCGTTAGCTTTCATTGCTACAACGCCTGCCGGAGTCATGCAGACGCGATTTTCTTTCACCTTAATTTCTTTAAGAATACCAATAATCATCGTTATGTCCTTAATCTGGTTTGTTTATTTATAACGCTGCAAGTGCATTATCAACAGCGGTAACGATTTCATCGATCTCTGTTTTTGTGGAGATCAACGCAGGGCTGAAGCACAAGTTGTTATTGTATTTTTCGAAAGAGCGGTTCGTACGGCCGATGATAACGCCGTTTTGCATGCAGTGTCCGGCAATCTTCATGGTCACTGTTTCATCAACAGGCTCTTTGGTTGCTCGGTCTTGAACCAGCTCCATACCTTGGAAGAGGCCAACTCCGCGTACATCGCCGATGACGTCGTACTTGTCTTTTAATTCAAAGAGACGATCCTGCATGTATGCGCCCATGGTGGTTACATTCTCGAGAAGTTTTTCTTCTTCAACAATGCGCATGTTTTCCAAAGCAGCAGCAGGGCCAGCGGTACAGCCACCAAATGTGGAAATGTCGCGGAAGTAGCGTTCGCGGTCTGAAGGGTCGGCTTTGAACTGATCGAAAACTTTTTCAGTGGTCACTGTGCAGGAGATAGCTGCGTAACCGGAGGCAACGCCTTTTGCCATTGTCACGATGTCCGGAGTGAAATCGTAGTGCTGATAGCCGAACCATTTACCGGTGCGACCGATGCCGCATACAACTTCATCGATGTGAAGAAGAACATCGTATTTGTCACAGATTTCGCGGATGATCGGGAAGTATTCAGGAACCGGAGGAATAACACCACCACCGGCAGTGATTGGCTCAAGAATGATGCCGCCTACGGTATCTGGATTTTCTTTAAGGATAAGTGTTTCCAGAGCACGTGCGCATTCGATATTACAACTGCCGTATTCTTTGCCGAACGGGCAACGGTAGCAGCAACAGTGTTCCAGTTCCGCAAAGCCGGGGAGGAACGGGCCGTACTGTGACTTACGCTCGGACTGACCAGTGGAGCTTAAAGCAGCAATGGTTGTTCCGTGGTAGTCGCGGTCACGGTAGATAATTTTGTGTTTCTTGCCGTCATTATTGAAATGAGCAAGCTGGCGAATCATTTTGTACGCTTTCTCGTTCGCCTCAGAGCCGGAGTTTGAATAGTAGACGCGGCTGAAGCCGGGCATCTTATCAACCAAGCGTTCTGCAAAGTTTGCAGCAGGCACGTTGCCTGCGCTGTTTGCAAAGTAGCAAAGCTTAACAAGCTGATCGCGCACTGCATCGGCAATAGATTCACGACCGTAGCCTACGTTAACAGTCCATACACCGCCGGAAACTGCATCAAGGTACTCATTTCCCTTAGCATCCGTGATACGCATGCCTTTGCCTTCTACAAAAACAGGCGGATCATTCTGTTCAAACGGTTTGTGCTGGGTGATGTGATGCCAGCAACGCTCTTTATCATTCTTAACAGCTTCGGTTGGATCAAATGAATTAGTCATACAATTTTTCCTTGTGGGCACATGATGTTAGCAAGGTGAAATGCATCAATTACCTTGCTGAATAAAATTTGTAGGTTTTACCGTTAACGACCGGAGAACCTCTCTAAAGATTCTCCGGTCGCAAAGTCAGTAGATCTGCTTCGTGTGTGCTAGTTTTCTGTTGCTCGTGGAGCGGCAGATTTTTCTTCTGTGTCAAAGAACACTGGAATAGTGCTGTCACCGAAGATACTTTCACGAATTTCAAGCTCTGGAGTGTTTCGTACGGTTTGGATTTGGATCATGTAGAATCCGACACCCATAACAATCCAGATAACCATCAGAATCCAAGGCTCTGTTCCGATAATGGCCGGGGAGCCAGGAACGGTGAGCATGCCTAGAATAATGAAGGAGGCAATAGCGCCGAGGATGCTGATGATGTTTTTCTCACCGCGTGCAGCGAACATTTTGTAGCAGACAAGGCAGGTGAAGAGGTACGCGATAACGGTACCTACAGAACACATATCTACAATCCAACCGACTACGGCACGACCAGCCCAAGGTGTGAGAAGACTGATAGCCATAGTAAAGAGGATTGCGTTATGCGGAGTGTGGTACTTCGGATGAACTTCGCCGAACCACTGTGGCAGAAATTTACCACGGGCAATGGAGAAGATAAGACGGGTTGTTGCAAGGTAGAAGCCGTTCATGCCGGTACAAACTGCACCGAGAACTGCGGTACCAAGAATTACACTACCGTATTTACCAAGTGCTAAGTGGGCAACAGCACCGGTAGCCCATGCGTGGTCCTGACCAAGAAGTTCTTTGTAAGGAATTACACTGCCGACACAGAATGTAACCATTGTGTAGAGAATAGCGCCGAGGGCAATGGCGCCAAGCATAAGAACACGAGCTTTTTTCGGAGAGAAAGAGAACTCTTCTGCGGCCTGTGGGATGGTGTCAAAACCAACAAACAGGAACGGAGCAATTGCTACAACAGTAATGATTGATGCAATCGGGGATTTGCCTTCAGCAAAGTGTGGGACAAGGTTTGAAAGAGCAAACGTGTCTGTTGTAACAACACCGAATGTCATTGCGATAACACCAAAGGTGAGGGCAAATGCGAGAACAAGCTGAATGCTGCCAGCTACGCTTACTCCGCGGTAGTTCATGATACCGAACATGAGGATAGATGCTGTCATGATGAGTACTTCACCAACATATACATCCCATCCTGCGATGGTATACAGATAGCCGAATTCAAATACACCCGGCAGAAGGAAACGTGCCAGCAATGCAATAGCAGAGGCGTTGATGCCAACAATACTAAGGTAACCGAGTACCAGTGCCCAACCACAGGCAAAAGCACCTATAGGGCCGAATCCTGCGTATGCGTATGCGAATTCGCCGCCTGCGACAGGGTAATGTTCAATCATGTGACTGTAGCTGAGTGCTACGACGCTCATAACAATGCCGCCAATTGCGAACGCTATGATTGTGGCGAGCGGACCGGCATTAGGAAGAAACGAAATGCCGGGAAGAACAAAGCAACCCCAGCCTACGATACAGCCAAGAGCGAGCGCTCCTACCTGCCACGGGGATAAACTTTTTTTCTAGTGTGCCACGTTCTGAGTTCTGAGATGTTCCAGCCATTATAACTCCCGTTTGGATATACTGTTTGCGCTTTCGCGCGATACTTCCTCCGATGGCGAACATTCATAAGCGTCTACGTTGCAAGGCATGACTTTGAAATATAAGCAATTTCAAAAAAAGAAGTGGATAATCGTATCCACAGTAATACGCATAGGTAACGGGCAGACGCCTATAGAAATAGAGTGGGGAAGCCTGTGAAAATACACAGGCTTCCCCGAAGTTCATGAGTAACTACGAGGCTACGCAGCTTCGTACGTTAGAACTTGCAGGTTTTGCTTTACCAGCGCGGACTTCTGGATCCGGATGGTATGTACGGACGGTGACAACCTTGTTCTGGGTGTAGAAATCTACTGCATCTTTTCCCTGAACTTTGTCGGTTCCGATGAGGGAACCTTTGATGCCACCAAAAGGTAGATATGGGTGCGGAGCGCAGATACCAACGTTTACGCCGATC
This sequence is a window from Halodesulfovibrio sp. MK-HDV. Protein-coding genes within it:
- a CDS encoding aspartate aminotransferase family protein translates to MTNSFDPTEAVKNDKERCWHHITQHKPFEQNDPPVFVEGKGMRITDAKGNEYLDAVSGGVWTVNVGYGRESIADAVRDQLVKLCYFANSAGNVPAANFAERLVDKMPGFSRVYYSNSGSEANEKAYKMIRQLAHFNNDGKKHKIIYRDRDYHGTTIAALSSTGQSERKSQYGPFLPGFAELEHCCCYRCPFGKEYGSCNIECARALETLILKENPDTVGGIILEPITAGGGVIPPVPEYFPIIREICDKYDVLLHIDEVVCGIGRTGKWFGYQHYDFTPDIVTMAKGVASGYAAISCTVTTEKVFDQFKADPSDRERYFRDISTFGGCTAGPAAALENMRIVEEEKLLENVTTMGAYMQDRLFELKDKYDVIGDVRGVGLFQGMELVQDRATKEPVDETVTMKIAGHCMQNGVIIGRTNRSFEKYNNNLCFSPALISTKTEIDEIVTAVDNALAAL
- a CDS encoding APC family permease, with the translated sequence MVGWGCFVLPGISFLPNAGPLATIIAFAIGGIVMSVVALSYSHMIEHYPVAGGEFAYAYAGFGPIGAFACGWALVLGYLSIVGINASAIALLARFLLPGVFEFGYLYTIAGWDVYVGEVLIMTASILMFGIMNYRGVSVAGSIQLVLAFALTFGVIAMTFGVVTTDTFALSNLVPHFAEGKSPIASIITVVAIAPFLFVGFDTIPQAAEEFSFSPKKARVLMLGAIALGAILYTMVTFCVGSVIPYKELLGQDHAWATGAVAHLALGKYGSVILGTAVLGAVCTGMNGFYLATTRLIFSIARGKFLPQWFGEVHPKYHTPHNAILFTMAISLLTPWAGRAVVGWIVDMCSVGTVIAYLFTCLVCYKMFAARGEKNIISILGAIASFIILGMLTVPGSPAIIGTEPWILMVIWIVMGVGFYMIQIQTVRNTPELEIRESIFGDSTIPVFFDTEEKSAAPRATEN